In Myxococcus stipitatus, the following are encoded in one genomic region:
- a CDS encoding LytTR family DNA-binding domain-containing protein yields MIRALIVDDSELARFELEHQLRSHPQIQIVGQADDIHSAEALIESSTPDLLFLDIDLPGGNALQLLERLEHIPPIIFTTAYEQYALKAFEFNTVDYLLKPIKPERLAKALAKVEVPPERQSLLTLDSQIFVKDGERCFLVKLKEIRCLEAVGNYSQLYFGAHAPLLYRSLNKIEERLDPKVFFRASRQHIVNLSYVEHVEPWSNGGLRLKLKGGQEIEVSRRQSGLLKQMLSF; encoded by the coding sequence GTGATACGCGCACTGATTGTCGATGACTCCGAACTGGCTCGGTTCGAACTGGAACACCAGCTGCGCTCACACCCGCAGATTCAAATCGTGGGGCAGGCGGATGATATCCACAGCGCCGAGGCCCTGATTGAGTCCTCGACACCTGATTTGCTGTTCCTCGACATCGACCTGCCGGGGGGCAACGCGCTGCAACTGCTCGAGCGCCTGGAGCATATCCCTCCCATCATCTTCACCACCGCGTACGAGCAGTACGCGCTGAAGGCCTTCGAGTTCAACACGGTGGACTATCTGCTCAAGCCCATCAAACCCGAGCGTCTGGCCAAGGCCTTGGCGAAGGTGGAGGTTCCGCCCGAGCGGCAGTCCCTCCTCACGCTGGACAGCCAGATTTTCGTCAAGGACGGCGAGCGCTGCTTCCTGGTCAAGCTCAAGGAGATCCGCTGCCTGGAAGCCGTGGGGAACTACAGCCAGCTGTACTTCGGAGCGCATGCGCCGCTCCTCTATCGGTCCCTGAACAAGATTGAAGAGCGGCTGGACCCGAAGGTGTTCTTTCGCGCCAGCCGCCAACACATCGTCAACTTGAGCTACGTCGAGCATGTGGAGCCCTGGTCGAATGGTGGGTTGCGTCTGAAGCTGAAAGGCGGCCAGGAGATTGAGGTCTCCCGCCGCCAGAGTGGGTTGTTGAAGCAGATGCTCAGCTTCTGA
- a CDS encoding carboxypeptidase-like regulatory domain-containing protein yields MIDAVDQRLKSWVGRIAGDAPVYLGVPDRETVEHGVCLYLLELGPAPLSRGGRRMPLQISVCYLVTAGADSPERAHRLLGELVFAALEESEFEVDLTLVSAAIWAGLRVPPRPGFRLRLSVRRERPQPVVHHVRFPTLAPLAEALLGCVVGPGDKPIPGALVELPSLSLATRTDDQGCFRFPRVPPVASVGRLEVRARGELLALGPEVLAAGPQPLLIRLPLKED; encoded by the coding sequence ATGATCGACGCAGTCGATCAGCGCTTGAAGTCGTGGGTGGGCCGCATTGCCGGCGACGCTCCCGTGTACCTGGGGGTACCCGACCGTGAGACTGTCGAACACGGCGTGTGTCTGTACCTGCTGGAGTTGGGGCCCGCGCCACTGTCGCGGGGCGGACGCCGGATGCCGCTCCAGATATCGGTCTGCTACCTCGTCACCGCGGGGGCGGACTCGCCGGAGCGAGCCCACCGGTTGTTGGGGGAGCTGGTCTTCGCGGCGTTGGAGGAATCGGAGTTCGAGGTGGACCTCACGCTCGTGTCCGCGGCCATCTGGGCGGGGCTGCGTGTGCCGCCTCGTCCTGGCTTCCGTCTGAGGTTGTCGGTGCGGCGCGAGCGGCCGCAGCCGGTGGTGCACCACGTGCGGTTTCCCACGCTCGCGCCCCTGGCGGAGGCGTTGCTGGGATGTGTGGTGGGGCCGGGGGACAAGCCCATTCCGGGGGCATTGGTGGAGCTGCCCTCGTTGAGCCTCGCCACGCGCACGGACGACCAGGGCTGTTTTCGTTTTCCCCGCGTGCCGCCCGTGGCCTCGGTGGGCCGGCTGGAGGTGCGAGCCCGAGGAGAGTTGCTCGCGTTGGGGCCGGAGGTGCTCGCCGCCGGGCCGCAACCCCTGCTCATCCGTTTGCCGTTGAAGGAGGACTGA
- a CDS encoding phage tail protein: MAEAEAPEAASLELDSRARARVLADPFRAYNLKLRIDGVNEGHFTQCSGLEVEALVPHSRARGPEGGVARELTLRHGVSQSAALWSWFLASMNGVPRRREVSVLLLDADEATERLRWTLTQAWPKKWRAAPLDALGKRIAIDSLTLVFESLTRG, from the coding sequence ATGGCTGAAGCCGAGGCTCCCGAGGCCGCGTCACTGGAGCTGGACTCGCGCGCGCGGGCGCGTGTGCTCGCGGACCCGTTCCGTGCGTACAACCTCAAGCTGCGCATCGACGGAGTCAACGAGGGACACTTCACCCAGTGCTCGGGCCTGGAGGTGGAGGCGCTGGTGCCGCATTCCCGGGCGCGAGGGCCGGAGGGGGGCGTGGCGCGGGAGCTGACGTTGCGGCACGGTGTCTCCCAGTCGGCGGCGTTGTGGAGTTGGTTTCTGGCGTCGATGAACGGGGTGCCTCGGCGCAGGGAGGTGTCCGTCCTGCTCCTGGACGCGGATGAAGCGACGGAGCGATTGCGCTGGACGCTCACCCAGGCGTGGCCGAAGAAGTGGCGGGCGGCGCCGCTGGATGCGTTGGGCAAGCGAATCGCCATCGACTCACTGACCCTTGTCTTCGAGTCGCTCACCCGTGGCTAG
- a CDS encoding serine hydrolase domain-containing protein, translated as MGSRNPHLENALKASQRLRILGLVALVATSAPWVAHSKSPSPVVVRLQRAAERVFSPTQPGGVVLVRKGNEVLLRKAYGLSDVENQVAMKPDSVLRLASVTKQFTAVAVLQWVEAGKLTLDQPLSQTHPEAKGPLAGVTVRQLLTHTSGVKNISRIPESRAARRKDATLDELLAFFKDLPLEFEPGTRFSYSNSNYILLTKLIELASGQPYAEYMQRAIFAPLGMNHTRYGSHLAVIPGRAQGYQKQGEQLMNADFISMSQPQGAGGLVSTVDDLNRWDLALYSDKLVSQHLLSEAFRQVSLADGSKQPYGFGWFTAEVQGVPSFEHNGFINGFNAYTLRIPEQRVYVAVLTNAEFLDPSDLAVELAAIALGKPYQKTTAQKLDVARWLGAYDFGQGVVREVLLREGRLYSQRTGNDPSELHQGPDGRYYFAEGFNHVTFSERADGQSVMTMHDRIAGDSEGVRTP; from the coding sequence TTGGGCTCCAGGAATCCCCACCTGGAGAACGCCTTGAAAGCATCCCAACGCCTGAGAATCCTTGGCCTTGTCGCTCTGGTCGCCACCTCGGCGCCGTGGGTGGCCCACAGCAAGTCTCCCTCCCCGGTCGTCGTTCGACTTCAGCGGGCCGCGGAGCGTGTCTTCTCTCCGACTCAGCCGGGTGGGGTCGTGCTGGTCCGCAAAGGGAACGAGGTCCTCTTGCGCAAGGCCTACGGGCTCTCCGACGTGGAGAATCAGGTGGCGATGAAGCCCGACAGCGTGCTGCGGCTGGCTTCCGTCACCAAACAGTTCACCGCCGTGGCGGTGCTCCAGTGGGTCGAGGCGGGCAAGTTGACCCTGGACCAACCGCTCAGCCAGACCCACCCCGAGGCCAAGGGCCCCCTCGCCGGTGTCACGGTCCGCCAGTTGCTGACGCACACCTCTGGCGTGAAGAACATCAGCCGCATCCCGGAGTCGCGCGCGGCGCGCCGCAAGGACGCCACGCTGGATGAGTTGCTGGCCTTCTTCAAGGACTTGCCACTGGAGTTCGAGCCGGGCACTCGCTTCAGCTACAGCAACTCCAACTACATCCTGCTGACGAAGCTGATCGAACTGGCGAGCGGGCAGCCCTATGCGGAGTACATGCAGCGCGCCATCTTCGCGCCGCTGGGCATGAACCACACGCGCTACGGAAGCCACCTCGCGGTCATCCCTGGACGCGCCCAGGGTTACCAGAAGCAGGGGGAGCAGCTGATGAACGCGGACTTCATCAGCATGAGCCAACCTCAAGGCGCCGGAGGACTCGTGAGCACCGTGGATGACTTGAACCGGTGGGACCTGGCGCTCTACTCGGACAAGCTGGTGAGCCAGCACCTGTTGAGCGAGGCCTTCCGTCAGGTCTCCCTGGCGGATGGTTCGAAGCAACCCTATGGCTTCGGGTGGTTCACCGCGGAGGTCCAAGGAGTCCCGAGCTTCGAGCACAACGGCTTCATCAACGGCTTCAACGCCTACACCCTGCGCATCCCCGAGCAGCGGGTGTACGTCGCGGTCCTGACCAACGCCGAGTTCCTGGACCCCAGTGACCTGGCGGTGGAGTTGGCCGCCATCGCCCTGGGGAAGCCCTACCAGAAGACGACCGCGCAGAAGCTGGACGTGGCCAGGTGGCTGGGTGCGTACGACTTCGGCCAAGGGGTCGTGCGTGAAGTCCTGCTCCGGGAGGGTCGACTGTATTCCCAGCGCACAGGGAACGACCCGAGCGAACTGCACCAGGGCCCTGACGGCCGCTACTACTTCGCGGAGGGATTCAATCACGTCACCTTCAGCGAGCGCGCGGACGGCCAGAGCGTGATGACGATGCACGACCGCATCGCGGGTGACAGCGAGGGCGTCAGGACGCCGTAG
- a CDS encoding ASCH domain-containing protein: MSIKPEYAEKILDGVKHFEFRKAVFKNPSVKTVVIYATKPVGKVVGEFDVAEVLSECPKTLWARTAGSAGISRRFFDEYFAGRTTAYAIKVQNVRRYRKPMDLRALVESGTAPQSFCYLPASR, encoded by the coding sequence TTGTCAATCAAGCCTGAGTACGCGGAAAAAATCCTCGATGGGGTGAAGCACTTCGAGTTCCGCAAGGCGGTCTTCAAGAACCCATCGGTGAAAACCGTGGTCATCTATGCCACCAAGCCAGTCGGCAAGGTGGTGGGCGAGTTCGACGTCGCCGAGGTGTTGTCTGAATGCCCCAAGACGCTCTGGGCACGAACCGCGGGTTCTGCTGGAATCAGCCGCCGGTTCTTCGACGAGTACTTCGCAGGCAGAACGACGGCATACGCCATCAAGGTGCAAAACGTTCGCCGCTACCGGAAGCCGATGGACCTTCGCGCACTGGTCGAAAGCGGTACCGCTCCACAGTCGTTCTGCTACCTCCCCGCAAGCCGTTGA
- a CDS encoding dihydrofolate reductase family protein: MQPQKRKLTYHVATTLDGFIARQDHTFDCFSNEGDHVTEYLATLRTYGAVVMGRKTYDIGLQFGVTDPYPYLETNVVSRSMKESPDPKVRLITDDVVGAVRTLKAQEGKDIYLAGGGELATQLFAAGLVDEVLIKLNPLLLGSGIPLVSRLGSHLNLELLSTKVYRTGVVLLQYSVKR, translated from the coding sequence ATGCAACCCCAGAAGCGCAAGCTCACGTACCACGTCGCCACCACGCTCGATGGATTCATCGCCCGTCAGGACCACACGTTCGACTGCTTCTCGAACGAGGGCGACCACGTCACCGAGTACCTCGCCACGCTGCGCACCTATGGCGCGGTGGTGATGGGCCGCAAGACGTACGACATCGGCTTGCAGTTCGGCGTCACGGACCCCTACCCGTACCTGGAGACGAATGTCGTCTCCCGCTCGATGAAGGAGAGTCCGGACCCCAAGGTCCGCCTCATCACCGACGACGTCGTCGGCGCGGTGCGGACGCTCAAGGCCCAGGAGGGCAAGGACATCTACCTGGCGGGGGGTGGTGAGCTCGCGACCCAGTTGTTCGCCGCGGGGCTGGTGGATGAGGTCCTCATCAAGCTGAACCCGCTGCTGCTCGGCTCCGGGATTCCGCTCGTCTCGAGGCTGGGGTCTCACCTCAACCTGGAGCTGCTCTCGACCAAGGTCTACCGGACCGGCGTCGTCCTGCTCCAGTACAGCGTCAAGCGGTGA
- a CDS encoding tetratricopeptide repeat protein codes for MLPLLLSLLVAAGTTAVPEASSANLKKTAAFQDWRRGRFLVEEQWVDLPETGLRVGYFVVPSPWTLDRAEGPFFHDAFFVVDARTGQPVAPALVRTSLPLNGCPAMGEVTRLLPEPESKTSAAIHFGKDTQRCLVRLQRKQEAWAASFFPDEGRTADESFPATAAALKKALKAKAGGGGDLNWAYLPNSRWLLAASKDACTLWVIDSIDSKVNETASEAVTRKICECLGEIFPSDETKLSELPRTADTLSWTAGGTALPTCECTFARGGEVDVTCSAYAGRQYSVAQLEEMSEEGWRRESSADQDLKALEDLHRIRKDLQTLNEAALAQWSAGQKQEALSAWTTAYRTWLADGRQVAGEPLNWPHRWYVQSDILRPQVDEQRDAVIDLWAEFLNNLGFALWSNKEWHQAQAAFDDCLTLLTETKHERNVLHLNRGDLFRDMGKAPEAIKAYQLFLSGKVTAAQRKSVERELRKLEQRTK; via the coding sequence ATGCTCCCTCTCCTCCTATCCCTCCTTGTCGCCGCGGGGACGACGGCCGTTCCAGAGGCTTCGTCGGCGAACCTCAAGAAGACCGCCGCCTTCCAGGATTGGCGCCGCGGACGATTCCTCGTCGAGGAGCAATGGGTCGACCTCCCGGAGACCGGACTCCGGGTGGGCTACTTCGTCGTTCCCAGTCCATGGACCCTGGACCGCGCGGAAGGCCCCTTCTTCCATGACGCGTTCTTCGTGGTGGACGCACGCACGGGGCAGCCCGTTGCCCCGGCGCTGGTGCGCACGAGCCTGCCGCTCAATGGCTGTCCGGCGATGGGCGAAGTGACGCGGCTCCTCCCTGAGCCCGAGAGCAAGACCTCCGCCGCCATCCACTTCGGCAAAGACACCCAGCGGTGTCTGGTCCGGCTCCAACGCAAGCAGGAGGCCTGGGCCGCCTCCTTCTTCCCGGATGAAGGACGCACCGCCGACGAGTCCTTTCCAGCGACAGCCGCCGCCCTGAAGAAGGCCCTGAAAGCCAAGGCAGGAGGCGGCGGCGACCTCAATTGGGCCTACCTTCCCAACTCCCGCTGGCTGCTCGCCGCATCCAAGGATGCGTGCACGCTGTGGGTCATCGACAGCATCGACTCCAAGGTGAACGAGACAGCCAGCGAGGCCGTGACACGGAAGATCTGCGAATGTCTCGGTGAAATCTTCCCCTCCGACGAAACCAAGCTGAGCGAATTGCCCCGGACAGCGGACACCCTCTCCTGGACGGCCGGGGGCACCGCGCTTCCCACCTGTGAGTGCACGTTCGCGCGAGGGGGAGAGGTAGACGTCACGTGCTCGGCCTACGCCGGGCGCCAATACTCCGTTGCGCAGCTCGAGGAGATGTCAGAGGAGGGATGGCGAAGAGAGAGCAGCGCGGACCAGGACCTGAAGGCGTTGGAGGACCTCCATCGCATCCGCAAGGACCTGCAGACCCTGAACGAGGCCGCGCTCGCGCAGTGGAGCGCGGGGCAGAAGCAGGAAGCGCTCAGCGCGTGGACCACGGCCTACCGGACCTGGCTCGCGGACGGGCGGCAAGTCGCTGGGGAGCCCCTGAACTGGCCCCATCGCTGGTATGTACAGAGCGACATCCTGCGGCCCCAGGTGGACGAACAGCGGGACGCCGTCATCGACCTCTGGGCGGAGTTCCTGAACAACCTCGGCTTCGCGCTGTGGTCCAACAAGGAATGGCACCAGGCCCAGGCCGCCTTCGACGACTGCCTGACGCTGCTCACCGAGACGAAGCACGAGCGCAACGTGCTCCACTTGAATCGGGGGGACCTTTTCCGGGACATGGGGAAGGCCCCCGAGGCCATCAAGGCCTATCAGCTCTTCCTGTCGGGCAAGGTCACCGCGGCTCAGCGCAAGTCTGTGGAGCGAGAACTGCGGAAGCTCGAGCAGCGCACGAAGTGA
- a CDS encoding helix-turn-helix domain-containing protein, whose amino-acid sequence MVSRDGTKNAGGEADKRPGRPGGRRETARRERTKELEDAALRLFVERGLDAVTIDDITQAAGVAKGTFYRYFDDKAALVDALLEPVRGELLTGLEACGRALGQARGVEAMFEAYRAMAAVIASALLQYPSVVRLYLQESRGPAVGARRKVAELSREVSRHAVDITQKAHTHGLLRPIRPAVSGLAVVGAVERLLLAVLSEEEIGNPLELPDALTTLVLDGLRVPAAGKDGRRKLDGGAKRP is encoded by the coding sequence ATGGTGAGCCGCGACGGCACGAAGAATGCGGGCGGGGAGGCGGACAAGCGCCCGGGGAGGCCGGGTGGCCGGAGGGAGACGGCGCGGCGGGAGCGGACGAAGGAGTTGGAGGACGCGGCGCTGCGGCTCTTCGTGGAGCGGGGGTTGGACGCGGTGACCATCGACGACATCACCCAGGCGGCGGGCGTGGCCAAGGGGACGTTCTACCGGTACTTCGACGACAAGGCGGCGCTGGTGGATGCGTTGCTGGAGCCGGTGCGGGGGGAGTTGCTGACGGGGTTGGAGGCGTGTGGCCGGGCGCTCGGGCAGGCGCGGGGGGTAGAGGCGATGTTCGAGGCGTACCGGGCGATGGCGGCGGTCATCGCGAGCGCGCTGTTGCAGTACCCGAGCGTGGTGCGGCTGTACCTCCAGGAGAGCCGGGGCCCGGCGGTGGGGGCCCGCAGGAAGGTGGCGGAGCTTTCGAGGGAGGTGTCCCGGCACGCGGTGGACATCACGCAGAAGGCGCACACGCACGGGTTGCTGCGGCCGATTCGTCCGGCGGTGAGCGGGCTCGCGGTGGTGGGGGCGGTGGAGCGGTTGTTGTTGGCGGTGTTGAGCGAGGAGGAGATTGGCAATCCGCTGGAGTTGCCGGACGCGCTCACGACGTTGGTGTTGGACGGACTGCGGGTGCCCGCGGCGGGGAAGGACGGGCGCCGGAAGTTGGACGGGGGAGCAAAGCGCCCATAA
- a CDS encoding lytic transglycosylase domain-containing protein, with translation MGRKRAASGGFSIPWWAWVGLAAVTPVVLINVAIAWLGDTTVSPLSLSFLEMKVNALRAYGAHRPSCLLDGHEPLEPLIARAERKHGLPPGLLHALVLVESEGRVHRISPAGAMGPGQLMPTTAAMLGVPDPFDPAPALDGSARYLAEQLRRFRDVRLAVAAYNAGPGAVDGRVPRNGETEYYVPKVLAAWAQTRPAPPPPPPRPAPVVVARARPAPAQVPVTVKPARKPVATVPVRSIENTRPSPDAPPARKPVAAKPSAPVRPRATVKPPATPAKAPVRATQAKTQVISATTR, from the coding sequence GTGGGACGCAAGCGGGCCGCGTCGGGCGGCTTCAGCATTCCGTGGTGGGCGTGGGTGGGGCTGGCGGCGGTGACGCCGGTGGTGCTCATCAACGTGGCCATTGCGTGGCTGGGGGACACGACGGTGTCGCCGCTGTCGCTCTCGTTCCTGGAGATGAAGGTGAACGCGCTGCGCGCGTATGGAGCGCACCGGCCTTCGTGTCTCCTGGATGGGCATGAGCCGTTGGAGCCGCTCATCGCGCGAGCGGAGCGGAAACATGGGCTGCCTCCGGGGTTGTTGCATGCGCTGGTGTTGGTGGAGTCGGAGGGGCGGGTGCATCGCATCTCTCCGGCGGGGGCGATGGGCCCCGGGCAGTTGATGCCCACCACGGCGGCGATGCTGGGGGTGCCGGACCCGTTCGACCCCGCGCCGGCGTTGGATGGGAGCGCGCGGTATCTGGCGGAGCAGCTGCGGCGGTTCCGGGACGTGAGGCTCGCGGTGGCCGCGTACAACGCGGGCCCGGGCGCGGTGGATGGGCGCGTGCCGAGGAACGGGGAGACGGAGTACTACGTGCCCAAGGTGCTCGCGGCCTGGGCGCAGACGCGGCCGGCACCACCACCACCGCCGCCGAGACCTGCTCCCGTGGTGGTGGCTCGAGCGAGGCCTGCTCCGGCGCAGGTGCCCGTGACGGTGAAGCCCGCGCGCAAGCCCGTGGCGACCGTGCCCGTGAGGAGCATCGAGAACACGAGGCCCTCGCCTGATGCGCCACCCGCGCGCAAGCCCGTGGCGGCCAAGCCCTCCGCGCCGGTCCGGCCGCGTGCCACGGTCAAGCCTCCGGCGACTCCCGCGAAGGCGCCGGTGCGAGCGACGCAGGCGAAGACGCAAGTCATCAGCGCGACGACGCGGTAG